GTCGGCGGTGGGCAGCGTGAAGTCGGGGGCGGTGTCGCCGGGGGTGAGGCGCGTCATGGGGGTCTCCGAGAGCTCGAAAGGGTGGGGTCAGGGCCGGACGGCGGCGTCGACCGGCTCAAGCACACCGAGCTCGGCGCGCAGGGTGCGCACGTGCCCGTCGGCGGCCACGTCGTACCAGGCGAGCCGGAGCGTTCCGTCGGGGTTCACCACGAAGGTCGATCGGTGTACGCCGTCGAAGGTGCGGTCACCGAAGGTGAGCGGACCCCAGGTGCCGTACGCCTCGGCGACCGTGTGGTCGGCATCCGAGGCGAGCGGGAAGGTCAGGTGCTGGTCCGCCGCGAACGCCTCGAGGTCTTCGACCGGATCCGCCGAGACGCCGACGACGCCGAACCCGGCGCCGCGGAGGGAGGCGAGGTTGTCGCGGAAGTCGCACGCCTCGGTGGTGCACCCGGGCGTGGCCGCCTTCGGGTAGAAGTACACGACCACCCCGCGCTCGTGCGCCGCACGCAGCTCAGCGAGGGAGACCTGCCCGCCGCCCGCGACGGGCAGGGTGAAGTCCGGGGCGACGTGGGACGGGTGCAGGGGCATGGATCCTCCGATGGTGGGCGTGCGGATCCATCTTGTCATCACCTACTGGAATACGTCAGGCATGCTCCGGAATCCGCGGGTGGGCCGCGCACCGGCACCTGGACAACATCTTCGCCGTGTCTTGACGGTCACACCGAGCGGCCGCGCCCAAGGCGTCTCGCTCGCCCTCGTGGAGCCCGATCCGACGACGCCCGGCTAGCGTCGCCCTGACCGCCTGACGCACCGGAAACCGATGTGCGTCGTCGCCGAGTCCTCCGACTCCGGTGACCGAGCCGCGGGCCGGTAGCGCTCGCAATACTCGGGGGCGCAAAGATGGGAGCCGCCCTTGAGCGTCCGCGCGACGCCGGTTGCCGGCCGGGCCACCGGCTGGAGCGGAAGGCCGACCGTCGCGGGGCTGCAGCAGGAGGGCACGACGTGCGTGGAGGCGTAGGGGGTGGTGGTCCACTCCCAGACGTTTCCGATCATGTCAGCAAGGCCGAAACCGTTCGGGGGGAAGCTTCCGACCGGTGACGTCCCGAACCAGCCGTCGGCACCTGTGTTGTCGTACGGGAAACGTCCCTGCCAGGTGTTGGCCATGAGAGTGCCGCGGGGTCTGAGCTCTTCGCCCCATGCGTAGGTCGCCCCGTCGAGCCCGCCACGGGCGGCGTACTCCCACTCCGCCTCGGTCGGCAGGAACGCGCCCGCCCAGGACGCGTACGCGGCGGCATCCTCGTAGCTCACCTGTACCACTGGGTGGTCGGCCTTGTCGTCGATGCCGCTGCCTGGTCCGTGCGGTGTCCGCCAGGTTGCCCCAGCCCGCCAGTCCCACCACTGCCGCCAGAGGGTGAGGTTCACCGGGCCGGGCGTGCCGACGAACACAACGGAGCCGGGCGCAAGGTCTTCCGCGGCGGCACCGGGAACGAGGGCGGGGTCGACGGGCCGCTCGGCAACGGTGACATAACCAGTGGCCCCGACGAACCTGGCGAAGTCGGCGTTGGTGACCGGATTTACGTCGATCTCGAACCCCGGCACCGTGCGGTCGTGCACGGGTCCCTCGTCGGAGTAGTGCCCCGTCGCGCCCATCCGGAACCGTCCGGCGGGGATACGGATCATGCCGTCGGACGTCACTGGGCCATGTTGGCTGCTCGCCCTCATGGAGTCCTCCCTCGTAACGGGTGACCGTCGCGCCGTTGGCGATGCCGGCCGGGTCATCAGGTACGGGTCCTGTCTTGCACGCCCTCTGCTGGCGACCGCGGTCCAGAGCCCCCTGCCGGCGACCGCGGTCCCGGCCGGCACTCGAGCCGCCCTGGCGAGGCCTGTGGTTTCCCGCCCGTGTCGCCATGATCCCTCGCCGCTGCGCTTGAGCGGTCCGACGGCCTGCGAATCCCCGCTGCAGGGTCATCCATGGCGGGTGACGCCCGTTCCAACCAGCGGTTCTATGGTCGGATGGCAACGTAGGAGGCGGTCATGGCCCAGCAGAGCCCCAGCCCCGCAAGCACTCCTGGAACTGGCGGCGGGCGCACCAAAGCCGGACTGAGCGGCGCGATGCTCGCCACGCTCGCCGGCGGCGGGCTGCTCCTCGTGTTCATCCTGCAGAACCGCGACGACGTCACACTGCAGTTCCTCGTCTGGAGCTTCACCTGGCCGATGTGGCTGTTCACCATCGTGGTGGCCGTACTCGGGTCGCTCGTGTGGATCGGGCTCGGCCTCATGCGGCGTCACCGCCGCCGTGTGGCGAGGCGGGACGCCCGAGGCGACTGACCCGCAGCACCCGGCACCCGGCGGAGGTGCTGCGGTCACGCCGCGCCCTGCCGCGGGCTCGCCCATGGTCGGCAGCGACACGACGCAGAACGGACACGCTCCGACGACGTTTCCCGGGACATGTCGGTACGCCCTCCACCTCGATCGAAGAGCGGTCGCGCAGATCCCGACTAGTCCCGTGCCATGAGGACGCGCAGGTCGGCCTCGTCGTCCGAGATCAGCTCGCCCGCGAGATCGACGGCAACCTGGTGGATCGTGCCGGTGAAGGCGAAGGGGGGCTTGTACTCCGCAGCCGGGGCGCCGAAGTCGGACCCGCAGCTCAGGCCCTCCAGCTCGAACAGCAGCGGTGTGGTGTACGGGAACTCGGCAGCGCCCACCAGGGCGCCGTCGACGTAGAGCTGCGCGCGTCCCGGCACCCCCTT
This window of the Georgenia yuyongxinii genome carries:
- a CDS encoding formylglycine-generating enzyme family protein → MIRIPAGRFRMGATGHYSDEGPVHDRTVPGFEIDVNPVTNADFARFVGATGYVTVAERPVDPALVPGAAAEDLAPGSVVFVGTPGPVNLTLWRQWWDWRAGATWRTPHGPGSGIDDKADHPVVQVSYEDAAAYASWAGAFLPTEAEWEYAARGGLDGATYAWGEELRPRGTLMANTWQGRFPYDNTGADGWFGTSPVGSFPPNGFGLADMIGNVWEWTTTPYASTHVVPSCCSPATVGLPLQPVARPATGVARTLKGGSHLCAPEYCERYRPAARSPESEDSATTHIGFRCVRRSGRR
- a CDS encoding peroxiredoxin, with translation MPLHPSHVAPDFTLPVAGGGQVSLAELRAAHERGVVVYFYPKAATPGCTTEACDFRDNLASLRGAGFGVVGVSADPVEDLEAFAADQHLTFPLASDADHTVAEAYGTWGPLTFGDRTFDGVHRSTFVVNPDGTLRLAWYDVAADGHVRTLRAELGVLEPVDAAVRP
- a CDS encoding lipopolysaccharide assembly protein LapA domain-containing protein; its protein translation is MAQQSPSPASTPGTGGGRTKAGLSGAMLATLAGGGLLLVFILQNRDDVTLQFLVWSFTWPMWLFTIVVAVLGSLVWIGLGLMRRHRRRVARRDARGD